The genomic region ATGTTCCGCCATTGGCGTAAGGTGCGGCATCCGTATGGCCTGACAGGGTGATCTTGTTGGGCACTTCGTTCAGCATTTTGCCTATTTCATGCAGAATTTCCTTGGTATAAGGCTGCAATTCTGCTTTAGCGGAAGCGAACATGGGACGATTCTTCTCATCCACTATCTGGATGCGCAAACCTTCCGTAGTGATATCAAGCAACAATTGTTTCTTGAATTGCTTAAGCATGGGATTGGCATCAATCGAGCTTTCAAGCCGCGCTTTAAGGGCTTTTAAGCGCATGGCTTCCAATTTCTCCAGATCGGCTTGCGCAGCCTTCAAATCATAGGTTTTTTTCTGGACAGGGTCTGACGCTTTATTTACCTGTCCGTCTTTGCGTGTCAAATCCTTACCCCCGGCTTGAATAACACTTGAACTGTCACCGCTTCCGGAACCGCCAGCCATCGCCACCTTCAGTGGAGTCGAAAAATACTCGGAAATACCTTTCAAATCAGCCTTGGTAGTCGAACCCAGTAACCACATCAACAGGAAAAAAGCCATCATCGCCGTCACAAAGTCGGCGTAAGCGATTTTCCAGGCCCCGCCATGAT from Sulfuriferula sp. AH1 harbors:
- the motB gene encoding flagellar motor protein MotB, translated to MAEVRPIIVKRIKKTAGGHHGGAWKIAYADFVTAMMAFFLLMWLLGSTTKADLKGISEYFSTPLKVAMAGGSGSGDSSSVIQAGGKDLTRKDGQVNKASDPVQKKTYDLKAAQADLEKLEAMRLKALKARLESSIDANPMLKQFKKQLLLDITTEGLRIQIVDEKNRPMFASAKAELQPYTKEILHEIGKMLNEVPNKITLSGHTDAAPYANGGTSYSNWELSTDRANASRRELIAGGMDESKVLRVIGLASAIPFDKDNPMNPVNRRISIIVMNKKTEDAVMKDGGKLPLSVTDAQDVKAGLTVNK